The proteins below come from a single Zea mays cultivar B73 chromosome 8, Zm-B73-REFERENCE-NAM-5.0, whole genome shotgun sequence genomic window:
- the LOC100191888 gene encoding 2-hydroxyphytanoyl-CoA lyase: MASDSTAAVTVDGSALAGRALAAAGTRHMFGVVGIPVTSLASRAAAAGVRFLAFRNEQSAGYAAAAYGFLTGSPGALLTVSGPGCVHGLAGLSHATANAWPLLMISGSCDQADAGRGDFQELDQIAATKPFVKLAVKATTIADIPRLVFQALAAAVSGRPGGCYLDIPSDVLHQTLPESEAAALIAAAAANSAASDPSPSKHKTLDEGIAKAADLLRCAERPLVVIGKGAAYARAEEAIRKLVDTTGIPFLPTPMGKGVVPDSHPLSATAARSLAIGQCDVALVIGARLNWLLHFGEPPKWSKDVKFILVDVSEEEIELRKPHVGIVGDAKRVTELINREIKDNPFCLARSHPWVEAITKKANDNVLKMEAQLVKDVVPFNFMTPLRIIRDAILAEGSPAPIVVSEGANTMDVGRAVLVQNEPRTRLDAGTWGTMGVGLGYCIAAAAAEPERLVVAVEGDSGFGFSAMEVETLVRYQLPVVVIVFNNNGVYGGDRRSPDEITGPYKGDPAPTSFVPAAGYHKMMEAFGGKGYLVETPDELKSALSESFRARKPAVINVIIDPYAGAESGRMQHKN, from the exons ATGGCATCTGACTCCACGGCCGCCGTGACGGTGGACGGCAGCGCGCTTGCGGGGCGCGCGCTGGCCGCGGCGGGCACGCGGCACATGTTCGGGGTGGTGGGCATCCCCGTCACCTCCCTCGCGTCCCGTGCCGCCGCGGCCGGGGTCCGCTTCCTCGCCTTCCGCAACGAGCAGTCCGCGGGGTACGCCGCCGCCGCCTACGGCTTCCTCACGGGCTCCCCGGGCGCCCTACTCACCGTCTCCGGCCCAGGATGCGTCCACGGGCTCGCGGGCCTCTCCCACGCCACCGCCAACGCCTGGCCGCTCCTCATGATCTCCGGATCCTGCGACCAGGCTGACGCCGGCAGGGGCGACTTCCAGGAGCTCGACCAGATCGCCGCCACTAAGCCCTTCGTCAAGCTCGCCGTCAAGGCAACAACCATCGCCGACATCCCGCGCCTCGTCTTCCAGGCCCTCGCCGCCGCCGTGTCCGGCCGTCCCGGAGGGTGCTACCTCGATATCCCGTCCGATGTCCTCCACCAAACCCTCCCTGAATCCGAGGCCGCGGCTCTCATAGCAGCAGCAGCCGCCAATTCGGCCGCATCCGATCCTTCCCCGTCAAAGCACAAGACTCTTGACGAGGGAATCGCGAAAGCTGCGGACCTGCTCCGGTGTGCGGAGCGGCCTCTTGTTGTGATTGGGAAGGGTGCGGCGTATGCGCGCGCGGAGGAGGCGATTCGGAAGCTGGTGGACACCACGGGCATCCCCTTCCTCCCGACGCCGATGGGGAAAGGGGTCGTGCCTGACTCGCATCCACTCTCCGCCACGGCGGCACGCTCACTCGCCATCGGGCAGTGTGATGTGGCTCTGGTCATCGGTGCTAGGCTTAATTGGTTGCTTCACTTTGGCGAGCCACCCAAGTGGTCCAAGGATGTTAAGTTCATTCTTGTTGACGTCTCCGAGGAGGAGATTGAGCTCCGGAAGCCACATGTGGGGATTGTTGGGGACGCGAAGAGAGTAACTGAGCTGATCAACCGGGAGATCAAGGACAATCCATTCTGCCTGGCAAGGTCGCACCCATGGGTCGAAGCGATCACTAAGAAGGCCAATGACAATGTTCTTAAGATGGAGGCGCAGCTAGTGAAGGATGTTGTGCCATTCAATTTCATGACACCATTGCGGATCATCCGGGATGCGATCCTTGCCGAGGGGAGTCCTGCTCCAATAGTGGTCTCAGAAGGGGCAAATACCATGGATGTTGGCAGGGCTGTGCTTGTGCAGAATGAACCAAGGACAAGACTGGATGCAGGGACATGGGGGACGATGGGGGTTGGATTGGGGTACTGTATTGCGGCTGCAGCAGCTGAACCTGAACGACTCGTGGTTGCTGTGGAGGGCGATTCTGGATTTGGCTTCAGTGCAATGGAGGTTGAG ACGTTGGTGAGGTACCAGCTGCCTGTTGTTGTAATCGTTTTCAACAACAACGGTGTCTACGGCGGGGACCGGAGAAGCCCTGACGAGATAACCGGACCCTACAAAGGTGACCCAGCCCCAACCTCATTTGTTCCGGCAGCAGGGTACCATAAGATGATGGAGGCTTTTGGAGGGAAAGGGTATCTTGTGGAGACACCAGACGAGCTCAAATCTGCCCTTTCAGAATCGTTCCGCGCCAGGAAACCGGCGGTGATTAATGTTATCATTGATCCTTACGCCGGCGCAGAGAGCGGTCGAATGCAGCACAAGAACTGA